The following proteins are co-located in the Terriglobia bacterium genome:
- a CDS encoding hemerythrin domain-containing protein — MKTATSTLRTEHEAILSMLEATEEAARRAELGEPVSAGTLAGLLEFFKVFADRCHHGKEEELLFPLLERKGMPRNGGPVGVMLVEHEQGRALMRRMTAALEELTAGNAGACRIWAEAARAYSALLRAHINKENNILFMMAERLLSEAEQAELAEAFEKLEAEKIGAGTHERLHGSMKELRAEIFAPVHAAR, encoded by the coding sequence ATGAAAACCGCAACATCCACACTACGCACGGAACATGAGGCTATCCTCAGCATGCTGGAGGCGACCGAGGAGGCTGCCCGGCGCGCGGAACTGGGCGAGCCCGTGTCTGCAGGCACGCTCGCCGGCCTGCTTGAATTCTTCAAGGTATTTGCCGACCGATGCCATCATGGGAAAGAGGAGGAGTTGCTCTTTCCACTTCTCGAACGCAAAGGGATGCCCCGCAACGGCGGACCGGTCGGGGTCATGCTCGTCGAGCACGAGCAGGGAAGGGCGCTCATGCGCCGGATGACAGCGGCCCTGGAGGAACTTACAGCCGGAAATGCCGGTGCGTGCAGGATCTGGGCTGAAGCCGCGCGCGCATACTCCGCCCTGTTGCGCGCGCACATCAACAAGGAAAACAACATCCTGTTTATGATGGCGGAGCGCCTCCTTTCGGAAGCAGAGCAGGCCGAACTGGCGGAGGCGTTCGAGAAACTCGAGGCCGAAAAGATTGGTGCCGGCACTCACGAACGCCTGCACGGCTCGATGAAGGAGCTGCGCGCGGAGATCTTCGCCCCAGTCCATGCCGCCCGGTAG
- a CDS encoding F0F1 ATP synthase subunit epsilon, whose product MALPEKIRLVIVTPEKQLFNGLVDQVSIPSSQGYLGILPGHAPLLAELGVGNISYQIGDQSELFFCSWGFAEVLPDRVVLLAQAAEAASEIDFNRAEQAKSRAQKRLSSKDPNLDFARAELALLRAISRLDAAKQHLRTHRSPGR is encoded by the coding sequence ATGGCCCTTCCCGAAAAAATCCGTCTGGTTATTGTCACGCCGGAGAAACAGCTCTTCAACGGGCTGGTTGATCAGGTCAGCATCCCATCCAGCCAGGGATATCTGGGAATCCTGCCCGGACACGCACCGCTCCTGGCAGAGCTCGGCGTCGGCAACATCAGTTACCAGATCGGGGATCAGTCGGAGTTGTTTTTCTGCTCCTGGGGATTTGCCGAAGTCCTGCCGGATCGTGTGGTGCTTCTCGCGCAGGCTGCTGAAGCGGCCTCAGAAATCGACTTCAACCGCGCCGAACAGGCAAAATCAAGGGCGCAGAAACGCCTCAGTTCAAAGGACCCCAACCTGGATTTCGCCCGCGCCGAGCTGGCACTGCTCAGGGCGATCTCACGCCTGGATGCCGCCAAACAGCATCTGCGTACGCACAGAAGCCCCGGCCGCTAG